The following proteins are co-located in the Maridesulfovibrio sp. genome:
- a CDS encoding YitT family protein: MDNKFRKISDSIAWNIFLMAVGSFVFIIGYNGIAAHHDFVPGALYGFAVVMQKISPELSLSRWYLLLNVPLFILAWKGVSRRFFFLNLLTMSLVTLMTSYVHLDLGIQNEMYAAIASGAIMGAGCGIILRTYGGGGGLDVVAVILNQRYGIRFGVFYFVINAFVMSFALSRFTPDKIIASLVMLFISSVLTEYVLSIFNQRKAVRIISRKSEEIVNEITQNRKMHATIIQGKGGYSGERIDMVYSITDNLRLRSLEQVVFDIDPEAIFVVENTFSVIGQNINRRKAY; this comes from the coding sequence ATGGATAATAAATTCAGAAAGATCAGCGATTCCATTGCTTGGAATATTTTCCTGATGGCTGTGGGGTCGTTTGTATTCATCATAGGATATAACGGCATTGCCGCACATCACGATTTTGTGCCCGGAGCTCTTTACGGGTTTGCCGTTGTAATGCAGAAGATATCACCGGAACTTTCTTTGTCCCGGTGGTATTTGCTTTTGAACGTTCCCTTATTTATTCTGGCTTGGAAAGGGGTCAGCCGCAGGTTCTTTTTTCTTAACCTGCTGACCATGTCTCTGGTTACATTGATGACTTCATATGTTCATCTTGACCTTGGCATTCAAAATGAGATGTATGCGGCCATCGCTTCCGGTGCCATTATGGGAGCCGGGTGCGGGATAATTTTACGGACCTACGGCGGCGGGGGCGGACTTGATGTTGTGGCGGTTATCCTCAACCAGCGTTATGGGATCAGGTTTGGTGTTTTTTATTTTGTAATCAACGCCTTTGTCATGAGTTTCGCGCTGAGCAGATTCACTCCGGACAAGATCATTGCTTCGCTGGTCATGCTCTTTATCAGTTCCGTATTGACTGAGTATGTGCTTTCGATTTTTAACCAGCGCAAGGCTGTGCGTATTATTTCTCGTAAGTCAGAGGAAATTGTTAACGAGATTACCCAGAATAGGAAAATGCACGCGACCATTATTCAGGGCAAGGGCGGCTATTCCGGTGAACGTATCGATATGGTTTATTCCATTACCGATAACCTGCGTTTACGTTCCCTAGAACAGGTTGTTTTCGATATAGATCCCGAAGCCATTTTTGTGGTTGAGAATACCTTCAGCGTGATCGGACAGAATATAAACAGGCGCAAGGCTTATTAA
- a CDS encoding OsmC family protein: MSRVEFERLDENRDFFKVGAKAVPEIIMDFSSITPEERNQESMGSRMLCVAALACYTNTFVNALERNGAEVKSMTGSAEAGKDKDEVMRTRYTELEINIEVGLDEKDREIFETVKDNMLNGSLLTYSLEEGMEVDYNLSMKAV, encoded by the coding sequence ATGTCCAGAGTAGAATTCGAGCGTCTTGATGAAAACCGCGATTTTTTCAAAGTAGGTGCTAAAGCTGTTCCTGAAATCATCATGGATTTCTCAAGCATTACCCCCGAAGAGCGCAATCAGGAGAGCATGGGCTCCCGCATGCTCTGCGTTGCAGCTCTTGCCTGTTATACCAACACCTTTGTCAACGCTCTTGAGCGCAACGGCGCGGAAGTTAAGTCCATGACCGGCTCTGCTGAAGCCGGCAAGGACAAAGATGAAGTGATGCGTACTCGCTACACCGAACTGGAAATTAATATCGAAGTAGGTCTTGATGAAAAGGACCGTGAAATTTTCGAGACTGTAAAAGACAACATGCTCAACGGTTCCCTGCTGACTTACTCCCTCGAGGAAGGCATGGAAGTTGACTATAACCTGTCCATGAAGGCCGTTTAA
- a CDS encoding sigma 54-interacting transcriptional regulator → MNKPTYDDLFEKCGNFEEQIKAFKETEKELKESKLQLTRLFNNLPGMVYRCSLDENNHPTLDFVSKGCSDLFGVVPEFFTDQHTNVMETLAHPDDLSSMRTEQNAAILNRRPYKLLYRVCLDSDRRKWIWDQGECVYDEGGKPTYLEGIMIDISAQKLREYELLQENQNLRGTLEDRFRFGSIIGKSNGMREVFKLIMKAAKRDSNVIIFGETGTGKDLVAQTIHEQSGSEGAYVPVNCGAIPSNLMESEFFGHTKGAFSGATSDRQGYLAAADGGTLFLDEVGEIDLALQVKLLRALESRLYTPVGATEPRSSNFRLIAATNRDLSELVRQGLMRSDFFFRLHVLPIHVPPLRERIEDLPLLINEFMARYLGRTDSLPRIPGKIRAAMDHHHWPGNVRELQNVLERYLTFGEMVFSDLGIHTPEAGPDVGEAVKLFESGSTFTEAVESFERHVLLKALERNHWKKGTTAEELGLNMRTMQRKLKKYGL, encoded by the coding sequence ATGAATAAACCTACATATGATGATCTGTTTGAAAAATGCGGTAATTTCGAAGAGCAGATCAAAGCTTTTAAGGAAACTGAGAAGGAGCTTAAAGAAAGCAAACTTCAGTTGACCCGGCTTTTTAATAATCTTCCGGGTATGGTTTACCGCTGTTCTCTTGACGAGAATAATCACCCGACACTCGATTTCGTCAGTAAGGGGTGCAGTGATCTTTTTGGTGTTGTTCCTGAGTTTTTCACAGACCAGCACACCAACGTCATGGAAACTCTGGCTCATCCGGATGATCTGTCTTCCATGCGTACGGAGCAGAATGCAGCAATCCTGAATCGTCGTCCCTACAAGCTTCTTTATCGTGTCTGCCTCGATTCCGACCGTCGTAAATGGATCTGGGATCAGGGTGAATGCGTCTATGATGAAGGCGGCAAGCCGACCTACCTTGAAGGGATCATGATTGACATCAGTGCCCAGAAGCTGCGTGAATACGAACTCCTGCAGGAAAACCAGAATTTACGCGGAACCTTGGAAGATAGGTTCAGGTTCGGTTCCATTATCGGCAAGAGCAATGGAATGCGTGAAGTCTTCAAGTTGATCATGAAGGCCGCCAAGCGCGACTCAAATGTAATTATCTTCGGTGAGACCGGAACCGGTAAGGATCTGGTAGCCCAGACTATCCACGAACAGAGCGGGTCTGAGGGGGCCTATGTTCCTGTTAACTGTGGGGCTATTCCTTCCAACCTTATGGAAAGTGAATTTTTCGGTCATACGAAAGGGGCTTTTTCCGGCGCTACATCAGACCGTCAGGGCTATCTTGCCGCTGCCGACGGCGGTACCCTGTTTCTAGATGAAGTAGGGGAGATTGATCTGGCCCTGCAGGTAAAATTACTGCGTGCACTTGAGAGCCGGCTTTATACCCCGGTAGGAGCAACTGAGCCTCGTTCATCAAATTTCCGGCTTATTGCCGCCACAAACCGTGATCTGAGCGAGCTGGTCCGGCAGGGGCTGATGCGTTCTGATTTTTTCTTTCGCCTGCACGTTTTGCCGATCCATGTCCCGCCTTTGAGGGAAAGGATCGAAGACCTGCCTTTGCTCATCAATGAATTTATGGCCCGTTATCTTGGTCGCACTGATTCCTTGCCCCGGATTCCCGGAAAGATCAGGGCAGCTATGGACCATCACCATTGGCCCGGAAATGTCCGTGAATTACAGAATGTGCTCGAACGTTACCTTACTTTCGGGGAAATGGTTTTCAGTGATCTGGGAATTCACACTCCGGAGGCCGGTCCTGATGTGGGAGAAGCTGTGAAGTTGTTCGAATCAGGATCAACTTTTACTGAAGCAGTTGAATCTTTTGAAAGGCATGTCCTGCTTAAAGCCTTGGAGCGTAATCATTGGAAAAAAGGGACTACAGCTGAAGAGCTGGGCTTAAACATGCGCACAATGCAGCGTAAATTAAAAAAATACGGGCTTTAG
- a CDS encoding DMT family transporter produces the protein MSTASATTLEGLKLKQDVGFAKKGLFWALLSGITWGFDGVVLALAFGIAAFADESHWLLAPLTVAGLHDSFSAFWLLIYNVITGRMKELGRTLRSKPARLVMLGAVFGGPVAMSCYFLGAKFAGAAYVMPITALYPAVASVFASIFLKERICKRAWIGLVMCIVGGIVIGYTPPEGAVGSEFYLGIMLALIATFGWGVEGVLATSSMDFLDPAVALNVRQLTSTIVFLTVVLPLAGGWDLIIPALTSNLHWVFPVAAFAGALSYLCWYRSMNMTGVSRAMAINITYSLWGIFFSAIFTEIEITVSLLIGAAIITIGMIMVVGNPKDMVNLRNVD, from the coding sequence ATGAGCACTGCAAGCGCGACCACCCTTGAAGGCCTGAAACTGAAACAGGATGTGGGGTTTGCAAAAAAAGGGCTTTTCTGGGCCCTGCTTTCCGGTATCACTTGGGGTTTTGATGGTGTTGTTTTGGCTCTGGCTTTCGGCATTGCTGCCTTTGCTGATGAAAGTCACTGGCTGCTGGCCCCGTTGACTGTAGCCGGTCTTCACGACAGTTTTTCCGCTTTCTGGCTGCTTATTTACAATGTGATTACCGGCAGGATGAAGGAATTGGGCCGCACTCTTCGCAGTAAGCCCGCACGTCTGGTTATGCTCGGTGCTGTTTTCGGCGGTCCGGTTGCCATGTCCTGCTATTTTCTGGGGGCTAAATTTGCCGGAGCGGCTTATGTAATGCCCATCACAGCACTTTATCCGGCTGTAGCTTCCGTCTTCGCTTCAATTTTTCTTAAAGAACGTATCTGCAAAAGAGCTTGGATCGGTCTGGTCATGTGTATTGTCGGTGGTATTGTCATCGGCTACACCCCTCCCGAGGGAGCTGTCGGCTCCGAATTCTACCTCGGCATCATGCTCGCTCTCATTGCCACTTTCGGCTGGGGAGTTGAAGGGGTGCTGGCTACCTCAAGTATGGACTTCCTTGATCCTGCTGTTGCCCTCAACGTTCGCCAGCTTACTTCCACAATAGTTTTCCTGACAGTTGTTCTGCCTCTTGCCGGCGGTTGGGATTTGATTATTCCCGCACTGACCAGCAACTTGCACTGGGTTTTCCCTGTTGCTGCTTTTGCCGGAGCTCTTTCTTACCTTTGCTGGTACCGGTCCATGAATATGACCGGTGTAAGCCGTGCCATGGCTATCAACATCACCTACTCCCTGTGGGGCATCTTTTTCAGTGCGATTTTCACCGAAATAGAGATCACAGTTTCACTGCTTATCGGTGCAGCAATTATCACCATCGGTATGATCATGGTTGTCGGCAACCCCAAAGATATGGTTAACCTTCGTAACGTGGATTAA
- a CDS encoding DMT family transporter has translation MKWSEFKKTQKAGYIFIILGILNWSGNFVAARGLAGTIDPATLNLLRWILATLIFLPFGIKAFIKECHLVARYWKELSVIALCGISLYDTLVFIAGETSEALNMSLISTMSPLLTALVAQFFMKEKLKPSMYAGIAVSTFGVALLVTDGSLDALLNMRLAKGDLLILCTAMMSAIYNTVVNKVAGKISQTTLLMSCCLFGSMYIIPLYLWETGGRIAMPEFTYNLVVSLIYLSVFASILCYLFWNMAVEAIGASKAALFYYTLPPASAVVAWFVIHEPVNMNQVFSGMIILAGIIFALYGGSFNFMRRKAHNYG, from the coding sequence ATGAAGTGGAGTGAATTCAAGAAGACTCAGAAGGCCGGATATATTTTTATTATTCTTGGTATTCTTAACTGGAGTGGAAACTTTGTTGCTGCACGGGGACTTGCCGGAACCATAGATCCGGCAACTCTCAATCTGCTGCGCTGGATATTGGCCACGCTGATTTTTCTCCCTTTCGGAATCAAGGCATTCATTAAAGAGTGTCATCTTGTTGCCCGCTACTGGAAAGAGCTTTCCGTCATCGCTCTTTGCGGCATATCCCTTTACGATACTCTTGTTTTTATTGCCGGAGAGACTTCAGAAGCGTTGAACATGTCCCTTATTTCAACCATGTCTCCGCTGCTTACCGCTTTGGTCGCCCAGTTTTTTATGAAGGAAAAGCTCAAGCCGAGCATGTACGCCGGGATTGCCGTCAGCACCTTCGGAGTTGCCCTGTTGGTTACTGACGGCAGTCTTGATGCTTTGCTGAACATGCGCCTTGCCAAAGGTGATCTGCTTATCCTCTGTACAGCCATGATGTCCGCCATTTACAATACTGTTGTAAATAAAGTCGCCGGAAAGATCAGCCAGACAACCCTGCTCATGTCCTGCTGCCTGTTCGGATCCATGTACATTATCCCTTTGTATTTATGGGAAACCGGTGGTCGGATAGCGATGCCAGAGTTCACTTATAATCTCGTGGTTTCTCTTATTTATCTTTCTGTGTTCGCTTCAATTCTCTGCTACCTGTTCTGGAATATGGCAGTTGAAGCCATAGGAGCTTCCAAGGCAGCCCTGTTTTATTATACACTGCCTCCGGCTAGTGCGGTGGTGGCCTGGTTTGTTATTCATGAGCCGGTGAATATGAATCAGGTTTTCAGCGGTATGATAATTCTTGCCGGAATTATCTTTGCTTTATATGGTGGCTCTTTTAATTTTATGAGGCGTAAGGCACATAATTATGGATAA